The uncultured Bacteroides sp. genome includes the window ATTTCGCAAATTGGTAAAGAGGAGATAGAGGCAAAAAAAGGGCAGTGGGAAACCGTACAAGATTGTTTCAACGGGTATGTGGAGATGGAAATATATAATGCTTTCCCTTATTTCATGAAGCGTTTTATAAAAGGCATTAATGCGATTATCTCCTGCCAAAACAGGATGAAAATAAAAACAGAAATACCCGCTTATCTTCTGGAAATGATGATGCTAGTACTTTTGATAATTGTCTTTCTTATTAGTCACAGTACAGAAGAATTAGTCCTGTTGTTGAGCGCTGTATCAATAGGTGTTTTTAAAATATTGCCATCCATAAAGCAAATTATATCGGGATATAACACGTTGCAGAATCATTTATGTACGATCGATATTCTTTACGATGCCATAAACCTACAATGCGAATCTTTGAAAAGAAGCAGAAGTGTAATCTATAAAGATACAATAAAGTTCAATGATGTTGATTTCTATTATGATAAACAAAATCAAGTGTTGAACAGAGTGAATATTGAGATAAAAAAGGGTGAGCGAATAGGAATTCAAGGTGAATCAGGTTTTGGAAAAACAACATTGCTAAACGTTTTGCTCGGATTTCTTGATCCCAACAATGGTCAGGTGTTGATAGATGAGACCAATTTGGCAGACATGAATTTACAGATGTGGCATCAACAGATTGGCTATGTTCCGCAAGAGGTGTTTATCGCCGATGATACCATCGCTGGAAATATTGCATTCGGATTATCTCATGAAAAAATGAACGAACAAAAAATATATGAGGTCTTAAAAATAGTGCAACTCTATGATTGGGTAAAAGCTTTACCTCTTGACATAAATACACGCATTGGCGAGAATGGCTGCTTGGTATCGTGCGGGCAGAAACAAAGGCTTGGAATTGCACGGGCGTTGTACAAAAAGGCCCAACTACTGATCCTTGACGAAGCTACTTCTGCGTTAGATGAGGTGACTGAAAAAAATATATTGAGTATCATTGATAGATTGACGGAAAAAGATTCGGGACGAACTTTAATTATGGTTTCACATAATAAATATTCAATGAAAATGTGTGAAAGATTTATTAACATATAGTTGAAACAATGAAGAGAGCGGGTGATTTTGATGGGACAATCGCTCATTTTACATACCCTAAGATTGGTAAAGAAATAACATTCGCTATAGAAACACTTAAACTTCTACAAAGTGAGTATCACCAGATCATATTATAGACAGTTCGTGAATAATTTGTTGTATCATATCATTACTATCTCATTAAAAAAACACTCCCCAATAAATTGTGTAAATGATAACTCGGGTCTTTAGATTCGAGTTATTTTTTTATATTTTTAAAACGAATAATTCATGGACTGGAATAGCTAACTTTAGCCGAACATTGAGTTAAGCATAAAATTTTAGTTTTTCTGATGAAAAAAGGAAGAAACCGATCAAGTTGATGTCTATTACACTTTTACAAAATCAGACAGCATACTTTCAATCAATTTTTCATTAATCCCCAACTCCTTTGCATACCCTTCAAATTGTGCAATTGCATTGGCAACAGTATCGAGCAAAGCTTTATAATCTTGTATGTCATTGTTTAGACCTACTGTTTCTAAGTCTTCACGGGTAATATTTTCGTTCTTGCCATTCACTGTCAATGAATGCGTATTGGAATAAGCTGGCGCAGTGGGGTCGACACTATAGGTTAGATCGTAGGCAGGTGATAACCGCCAAGCTCCATCACGATTCATGCAGAATGAAAAATTCTTTGAATGGTCATCTACATTTCGGGCAATAACGTTAAACACCATCCGTAGGTATTGCTGTTTGCTATCCTCGTATGGTAAATGAAGCCGTCTGATTACGGCAAAAAGATCTTCATAGCTATCGCTTGTTAGTGACATGGCAGCTAGCGTTTGCGTATGCACTTTATCGTTTCCGATACGGTCGAATCGTTGAGTCAGAAAATGTGTTACGTTGCCGTATGTACGGAGTTCTGAAGGCATCATCTCAATTCCGGCATCCAAAGCCATCCGATAATAAATATATTCTAGTTTGGCGAAAGGATAAGCAGAATTATCATCATATTTAAGAATATAATGTTGAAATCCTTCTGGAATTACTCCTTGGCCTGAAATGACTTCTTCTGTGGTTTGGTTTAACGCTACAATGGCTTTCGGACGTTTTCCTCCGGGTGAAGAACTTAGCTCTACTAAATCTTGCCACAAAATAGAATTTTCCTGATTTAAAACGGTTGTCTCTCTTTCGTTCAGCACTTGCTTAGCAAATGCATATAGTTTTTGAACATCTACGGCAAAAGTAGAGTTATTGCCCAGCTTATGGGCCGGCTCATATTCTAAAGCTCCCATTGCCCGACTATCGATAAATGAGAGATGGTCTACGGGGGTGGTTGTCTTTATCGAAACATGATTGTCTCTTAACCACGCCTTGAAAAGTGAGTTGCCCCATTTGTCGGGTAGCGAATCGGCAATCATTGGCGGAAGTCCTTGATAAAGTTTCTCTTTGTCACCTGTCCATGGCAGTTGCTTTTGGCTGCGGGGAGAATTTATAGACATCGTTAATGGTGCAATATCTAATCCTCGCTTAAGGAACGAAGGCTCATATTCAAAAACAGCTACTCCTGCTTCCTTATCCCATGAAAGATAACCAACATCCATTCCCCATAACTTGACTTTTACCACATTTGTTTCCATATCTTATTTTTTGTTTTGCTTCTTGAATAGTTCTCGTGGGCTGGCAGGTAATTCGGGCAATAATTTTTCAATCTCTTCCAAGCTGTCTATTGCTCGAAGTAGTTTGATGAATGAGGCCAAAGTTATTCCGGTAGAAGAACCATTCTCAAAAGAGCTGATAGTAAATATACTCAAACCGGATTTTTCTGCAACTTCTTTTTGCGTATATCCCATCCGCTTTCGGTAATCAGAATATCGTTTACCAAATTCCCTAATTATATCGCTCCCTGATTTCTCGTATAATTCTCTGTACATACCTTTAGATCATTTATTATACAAATATAGATAAATCTATAATAATAACAACAAATAACCAAATAATATAGTTTTATCTATACTAAAAATCCTTTTATGGAGTTTCAATCGAGCAACAAAGATAGGGAAGGCTTGGCTAGTTGTATGGAGCAAAACAGCTGATGACTATGAGGAGTTTTATCCTGAATATTCATACATCTTCGCTAAAAACCGCACAAAAACCGCACAAAAAGATACCGATCTAAAGAAAAAGGTTTTTTAAATTTGCCCTCAAAAAATAGTTAAACTTAATTTATTATGAAATATGAGAAAAATAGTACATTGTTTTATAATCATGGCTTATGCAACAACTCTATATGCTCAGAACTATACAATAAAGGGACGCGTTATAGACCAAAATAAACAAGCTATATCTTACGCTTCTATAGCCCTTCTTGCGTCGGATAGCACTGCATTGGTGACAGGTACGATCAGTGATGATAAAGGAGAATTTCGATTGCCCGGGATAAATAGAGGGAAGTATTACATTTCATTGAGTTTTGTAGGTTATAAGCCTATTAAAGAGTTTGTACTATTAAACTCAAATATAGATCGAACATTTGTGCTTGCAGATGATGCCGTTGCACTGAACGAGATTGTTGTCAAGGCAAATAGGAGCAATATTATTAAACAGTCTGCGGCGGGTCAAACTTTTATGTTGTCGGAAAGTGCATTGAAGAAAAAAGATGTTCTTGATGCACTACAGGAAGTTCCTTCTCTGGCTATTGATCCGGGAACTCGGAAAATAACGTTGAATGATGGTAGCAATCCTCTCATTTTAGTTAATGGAATAAGAAGAGAAGGCGGACTTTCTGCTATTAATCCGGAAGATATTTTATCGGTAGAGGTGATCCCAACCTCTTCTGCGGAGTTCCTAAGAGAAGGTTATACTAGCGTGGTTAATATTAAGGTGAGAAAAGCAGATCGATCTTATACTTCGTTTAATGGTGGTATTAATTCTAATCCACTTCTTCAATTTGGAATAACCGATGCTTCACTTGAATTTGGGAATAGTAAATCTTCATTTTATCTGTCGGGACAAACTTTTACTTTTCTCAATAATAAATCGGATATGCTAGAGAGCAGTAGAACTTCCGAAAGTAGTAGAGAAGTACGCTATAAGCGAAAAGGGGATTATACCGATACAAATTGGGCAATGGGAGGAGATAGAAATTGGTCGGCATCAGACTATACTTCATTTGGTTTGACATTCGATTACATTCCGCAAAATAATAATGCCGATGGTGAAACTGAGATAAGAGATCTCACGGCGGATAGAACTACCCGTTATGATTACACGAGAGATTATGATGATAAGTCTTGGACAGGTACAGCAAATCTCTATCACAGACATACTTTTTCGGCATCAACGTTGGATTTTCTGTTTCAGTTAAATCGAAGTAAAAATGAGAATAAAGTCAATCAGTTGGAGAGCGGTGCAACGAACTTAGTTTATGATTATGATTTTAGAAATCATCATACGGGAATGGCATTTACGCCTGCATATCAGTTTGCTTTTTCGAATTTTAAAGTGAAAACAGGCATAAACAATTACTATCAGTATAATAAGATTTATCAGAATGAAGGAGTTAGGTCTGAATTTACTCACAAAGAATGGAATGAGTATCCTTATTTGGATATAAATGGATTGTGGAAGCATTTCTCATTAGCAGTATCTGCCGGAGTCGATGCAGTGTTTAGGAGTATTAATGACTATTCCGATCATTATTTTCGGCTGAGACCGGTAGTAAATCTGAATTATAAATTTAATACTCATCAGGCTATTACGTTGAATTATAGCATGCAATCTACTTCTCCTGATGTTGTGCAACTTAATCCTTATAATACGTCATCGGATACCTTATCTATTATTACAGGAAATCCTTCTCTTCGACCTTTCAGAACCAACCAAGTGAGATTTAGCTATTCTCTTTCAAAAGGGCCTTTTTTTGTGGAACCGGCTGTAAGATATAAGAAAATAACGAATAGTATTGTTACTGTTGGTGAAGATTCTCCGGAAGGGTATATACAATCGTTGGCAAATGCGGGAACGTGTGAGGTATGGTCTGGTATGCTTACCTTTCGCTATACGATTGGGAAGTATGGGTTTATCGGAGGAAATATGGAATATAGCAGGCAGAGATTTCCTGATATATCGCAAAGTGATAACTTCTTAAACGGAAGGATTAACTGGGGACTAAATTGTAAGAAATTTAATTTGTCAGGATTTTATGGGCTTCCAAGATATTCGTATGATATGTATAAACACACTAAATCATCTCCGGAGTCATGGTGCACGCTATCTTTTGCTGCATCTGAAAGTTTAAACGTTTCAGTAGGCATGCGTTATATTGGGAATCATAGCCATGTTCAGCGATGGGTTGATATGCCCGATTATTCGTCTTATTATGACAATCGGTTCACGAATAGAGGTAATACTATTATGCTAGGCATTCGTTATAAGTTTCAAAGTAGAAAACAGAGCCGTTCTATTGAGAAATTACAGAATAATGATAAGGGATTTAGGGTAATCAGTGAATAGGTTAGATTTCATATAGAGGCGTATAAAAAGGCTAATTCTTATAAAGGACAGTGTCGGTTTTAGCGACATTCCTTTTACTTTTCGTTGTTATTCCGCTTAGCTTTTGCTGTAAAGTCGTATCTTTGTTTTTCCAATCAAATGCAAAAAAGTTATGGCTGATAATTATTTAGAAAAACAACATGAGGAGTATGAAGCCCGGAAGGCAGCTTGGGAAAAAGCTCGTAAGCTAGGAATAAAGAAACCGTTTACCCCTTCTGTACGCAAAACAGAACAACCGGATAAATCGGCCGTTCAGCAACCTCCTAAGCAAAACGATTAAGACTGATTTAATCCTTCATTTATTCCGGCTGATTATAGCGGCTTTGCCGTTTCTCTATTTCAGCGTTTCCACAACCACTTATCGAGTTCCGCCAGCCATTGTTATTTGTAGACATAATCGTCTTTAAAGCCGAAACGATGACCTCCGGAGAGATAAATGTGCAAAGATACGGGGATCCCTGTCTTTTTGTAATTGAGCTTCATATAACATGACCCGGAGGGAGTATTTCCGGATCATCGGCATTGGCTACAATAAAGACGGAGGAAGTTCCCATGACTCCTAACTTTTCGGTCTGTGAGGAGAATTTTATTCTCATGGACTTGCAAACTTATACAAATTCCAAAATTCAATAATGGTGAGATTTTCAACTACAGCGGAGAGCGTAAATCAAGCTAAAAAATTAGCCTTATTTGCTTTTTAGTTTAAAAAACATAAAATAGGAACATGTTATTGAATTACTTGCTACTTTTGCCACAAGATTTTCTGTCACTCTAAATGAAGA containing:
- a CDS encoding ABC transporter ATP-binding protein, coding for MNYALWVIALCFAILLIKMVALHYIDKYCMQWYLSIYKYFSTSVLLKYYQSGLLFIRKQGIADLTYNTNGICYAFTTLVIPSILQSAGNICLIIVFMICFLIFSPYVALLFLFFVSLFIVAYVWLVGKDISQIGKEEIEAKKGQWETVQDCFNGYVEMEIYNAFPYFMKRFIKGINAIISCQNRMKIKTEIPAYLLEMMMLVLLIIVFLISHSTEELVLLLSAVSIGVFKILPSIKQIISGYNTLQNHLCTIDILYDAINLQCESLKRSRSVIYKDTIKFNDVDFYYDKQNQVLNRVNIEIKKGERIGIQGESGFGKTTLLNVLLGFLDPNNGQVLIDETNLADMNLQMWHQQIGYVPQEVFIADDTIAGNIAFGLSHEKMNEQKIYEVLKIVQLYDWVKALPLDINTRIGENGCLVSCGQKQRLGIARALYKKAQLLILDEATSALDEVTEKNILSIIDRLTEKDSGRTLIMVSHNKYSMKMCERFINI
- a CDS encoding type II toxin-antitoxin system HipA family toxin, whose amino-acid sequence is METNVVKVKLWGMDVGYLSWDKEAGVAVFEYEPSFLKRGLDIAPLTMSINSPRSQKQLPWTGDKEKLYQGLPPMIADSLPDKWGNSLFKAWLRDNHVSIKTTTPVDHLSFIDSRAMGALEYEPAHKLGNNSTFAVDVQKLYAFAKQVLNERETTVLNQENSILWQDLVELSSSPGGKRPKAIVALNQTTEEVISGQGVIPEGFQHYILKYDDNSAYPFAKLEYIYYRMALDAGIEMMPSELRTYGNVTHFLTQRFDRIGNDKVHTQTLAAMSLTSDSYEDLFAVIRRLHLPYEDSKQQYLRMVFNVIARNVDDHSKNFSFCMNRDGAWRLSPAYDLTYSVDPTAPAYSNTHSLTVNGKNENITREDLETVGLNNDIQDYKALLDTVANAIAQFEGYAKELGINEKLIESMLSDFVKV
- a CDS encoding helix-turn-helix domain-containing protein — encoded protein: MYRELYEKSGSDIIREFGKRYSDYRKRMGYTQKEVAEKSGLSIFTISSFENGSSTGITLASFIKLLRAIDSLEEIEKLLPELPASPRELFKKQNKK
- a CDS encoding outer membrane beta-barrel protein — encoded protein: MRKIVHCFIIMAYATTLYAQNYTIKGRVIDQNKQAISYASIALLASDSTALVTGTISDDKGEFRLPGINRGKYYISLSFVGYKPIKEFVLLNSNIDRTFVLADDAVALNEIVVKANRSNIIKQSAAGQTFMLSESALKKKDVLDALQEVPSLAIDPGTRKITLNDGSNPLILVNGIRREGGLSAINPEDILSVEVIPTSSAEFLREGYTSVVNIKVRKADRSYTSFNGGINSNPLLQFGITDASLEFGNSKSSFYLSGQTFTFLNNKSDMLESSRTSESSREVRYKRKGDYTDTNWAMGGDRNWSASDYTSFGLTFDYIPQNNNADGETEIRDLTADRTTRYDYTRDYDDKSWTGTANLYHRHTFSASTLDFLFQLNRSKNENKVNQLESGATNLVYDYDFRNHHTGMAFTPAYQFAFSNFKVKTGINNYYQYNKIYQNEGVRSEFTHKEWNEYPYLDINGLWKHFSLAVSAGVDAVFRSINDYSDHYFRLRPVVNLNYKFNTHQAITLNYSMQSTSPDVVQLNPYNTSSDTLSIITGNPSLRPFRTNQVRFSYSLSKGPFFVEPAVRYKKITNSIVTVGEDSPEGYIQSLANAGTCEVWSGMLTFRYTIGKYGFIGGNMEYSRQRFPDISQSDNFLNGRINWGLNCKKFNLSGFYGLPRYSYDMYKHTKSSPESWCTLSFAASESLNVSVGMRYIGNHSHVQRWVDMPDYSSYYDNRFTNRGNTIMLGIRYKFQSRKQSRSIEKLQNNDKGFRVISE